AATTCTTCAGTTGTGTAATGTTTTGAATCTTCTGGATGATTTGCATATCTTACATCTAATTTCATTTTATCTCTCCTTTATATTTAAATTTATTTTTTTATTGAACTATCTAACTAGCCATCCACCATCTACTGCTAAGATGTGTCCGTTTACATAGTCTGATGCTTTACTTGCTAAGAATACTACTGCTCCCATTAAATCAAATGGATCTGCCC
This is a stretch of genomic DNA from Fusobacterium varium. It encodes these proteins:
- a CDS encoding SDR family oxidoreductase; translated protein: ADPFDLMGAVVFLASKASDYVNGHILAVDGGWLVR